A stretch of Christensenellaceae bacterium DNA encodes these proteins:
- a CDS encoding phosphoglucomutase translates to MTYQESYEQWKDALAGSEYEAELAAMASDADNLQDSFYKEMEFGTAGMRGIIGLGRNRMNIFTVRRATQALANNILKNGDPEAGVAIAYDTRKNSDLFARETAGVLCKNGINVFMYDTPHSVPQLSFTILELKTTAGVVITASHNPPEYNGYKVYGEDGGQCPVADSDRITEYIGQIGDMFRIDSMPLDEAERAGLLTYIGRELDEIYFKKVEDLCLIPNIVRQQADTLNIVYTPLHGTGNIPVRRVLKDLGYKNIHVVPEQENPDPAFSTVKAPNPEERQCFDLAMALANKKNANLILATDPDSDRLGVAVRNDENDFTILSGNEIGCLLMDYVLSQKQPSFTGDEFVVKSIVSTDLADVIAAHYGVELRSVFTGFKFIAEQIKLSEQTGKGKFVFGYEESYGFLQGAFVRDKDAVQAAMMVAEAACWYASKGMTLYQAVRAMYEKYGWFKELVVSKTLYGKEGIEKIQNAVKTLRADYPTKIGDFDVLAVRDYLKQERTDMHSGKKTPIPMETSNVLYFELDGARFIIRPSGTEPKLKSYLSAFSADRKEAEYLLGKLKTDAVALIEKLTD, encoded by the coding sequence ATGACATATCAGGAAAGCTATGAACAGTGGAAAGACGCCCTTGCGGGCAGCGAATACGAAGCAGAGCTTGCGGCTATGGCGTCGGACGCCGATAACCTGCAGGACAGTTTTTATAAGGAAATGGAATTCGGTACGGCCGGTATGCGCGGTATCATCGGCCTTGGACGCAACCGCATGAATATTTTTACGGTCAGGCGCGCAACGCAGGCCCTCGCCAACAATATACTCAAAAACGGCGATCCTGAGGCGGGCGTTGCCATTGCCTATGATACCAGGAAAAACAGCGACCTCTTTGCGCGTGAAACGGCGGGCGTGCTGTGTAAAAACGGTATTAACGTATTCATGTATGATACGCCGCACAGCGTTCCCCAGCTTTCGTTTACCATTCTCGAACTTAAAACCACGGCAGGCGTAGTCATTACCGCCAGCCATAATCCGCCGGAATATAACGGATATAAGGTATACGGCGAAGACGGCGGACAGTGTCCTGTTGCGGACTCCGACCGTATTACAGAATATATCGGACAGATCGGCGATATGTTCCGCATTGATTCTATGCCTCTGGACGAGGCGGAGCGCGCAGGTCTTTTGACCTACATTGGCCGCGAGCTTGATGAAATTTATTTCAAAAAGGTGGAAGATCTGTGCCTGATCCCCAATATCGTGAGACAACAGGCGGATACACTGAATATCGTTTATACGCCCCTGCACGGCACAGGCAATATTCCCGTACGGCGCGTTTTAAAGGACCTCGGATATAAAAATATCCATGTCGTACCCGAGCAGGAAAATCCTGATCCGGCATTTTCCACGGTAAAAGCGCCCAATCCGGAAGAGCGGCAGTGTTTTGATCTCGCGATGGCGCTTGCAAATAAAAAAAACGCCAACCTGATCCTTGCGACAGACCCTGACAGCGACCGTCTCGGCGTTGCCGTGCGCAATGACGAAAACGACTTCACGATCCTTTCCGGAAACGAGATCGGCTGCCTGCTGATGGATTATGTCCTCTCCCAGAAGCAGCCGTCTTTCACCGGTGACGAATTCGTCGTCAAGTCCATCGTATCCACGGACCTTGCAGACGTGATCGCCGCGCATTACGGTGTGGAGCTACGCAGCGTATTCACCGGTTTTAAATTTATCGCCGAGCAGATTAAGCTTTCCGAGCAAACGGGCAAAGGAAAATTTGTGTTCGGCTACGAGGAAAGCTACGGCTTTTTGCAAGGGGCGTTCGTGCGCGATAAAGACGCGGTGCAGGCGGCGATGATGGTTGCGGAAGCCGCATGCTGGTATGCTTCCAAGGGAATGACGTTATACCAGGCGGTAAGAGCCATGTACGAAAAATACGGATGGTTTAAAGAGCTGGTCGTATCCAAAACGCTGTACGGCAAGGAAGGCATTGAGAAAATCCAGAATGCGGTGAAAACGCTTCGTGCGGATTATCCGACGAAAATCGGCGACTTTGACGTACTGGCTGTGCGGGATTATTTAAAGCAGGAACGTACAGATATGCACAGCGGCAAAAAAACGCCCATTCCGATGGAAACCTCCAATGTGTTATACTTTGAACTGGACGGCGCGCGCTTCATCATCCGTCCGTCAGGCACCGAACCAAAATTGAAATCCTACCTGTCCGCATTCTCTGCCGACAGGAAAGAAGCGGAATATCTTCTTGGCAAGTTAAAAACAGACGCTGTCGCTCTTATCGAAAAGCTGACGGATTAA
- the phoB gene encoding DNA-binding response regulator, whose protein sequence is MAFISVVEDDAAVRELITCTLKSAGFDVLAYECGEDMLKDYERQEKPQAVLLDIMLPGIDGFEVFHRLNEKENFDVPAIFLTARTTEVDKVSGLNLGADDYITKPFGVLELIARVNAVIRRAGKSAGKAAEETITQGGLAMDTAGHILYVDGEKTELTFKEFEMLRYFMINAGMVLTREMLLNKIWGIETDIETRTVDMHIKTLRKKLGNRGGYIKTVRGVGYRFEV, encoded by the coding sequence ATGGCTTTTATATCTGTAGTAGAAGATGATGCGGCGGTGCGGGAGCTGATTACCTGTACGCTCAAGTCGGCGGGATTCGACGTGCTTGCATACGAATGCGGCGAGGATATGCTCAAGGACTATGAACGGCAGGAAAAACCGCAGGCTGTATTGCTCGATATTATGCTTCCCGGTATCGACGGTTTCGAAGTATTCCACAGATTGAATGAAAAGGAAAACTTTGATGTTCCGGCGATTTTCCTTACCGCGCGGACGACGGAAGTGGATAAGGTATCCGGCCTCAATTTGGGCGCGGACGATTATATTACCAAGCCGTTCGGCGTACTGGAGCTTATTGCCCGAGTCAACGCGGTCATCAGGCGCGCGGGCAAGAGCGCCGGAAAAGCGGCGGAGGAGACGATCACGCAGGGAGGACTAGCGATGGATACCGCCGGACATATTTTGTATGTGGACGGCGAAAAAACGGAACTTACGTTTAAAGAATTCGAGATGTTGCGTTACTTTATGATAAATGCGGGAATGGTGCTGACGCGCGAAATGCTGCTCAACAAGATATGGGGGATCGAAACAGATATTGAAACGCGCACCGTGGATATGCATATCAAGACGCTGAGAAAGAAACTGGGAAACCGCGGCGGGTATATTAAGACTGTACGCGGCGTAGGATACCGTTTTGAGGTATAA
- a CDS encoding [FeFe] hydrogenase H-cluster maturation GTPase HydF yields the protein MSGLNETPRANRLHIAFFGKTNAGKSSVINAITGQDIALVSDVAGTTTDPVYKAMELLPAGPVVFIDTAGFDDTSELGEARLKKTDEVLDKTDIAVFVIRGGDTELSKEREYMARLAKKHTPVLTAYNIFEENGACAAAPIGEKTVVINAKTGEGIDALKQLIIDNAQDYEQPTITGDMVSAGDIVVLVMPQDIQAPKGRLILPQVQVTRDLLDNGCRVVSIKTEDLESMLGELKHLPRLVITDSQVFKYVNEHLPKEIALTSFSMLMAKYKGDIEAFVKGARAIADLRPGDHVLIAESCTHHAQKGDIAREKLPKWLNDYAGGGLVFENTAGHGFPDDLKGYKLIVHCGGCMINRKNMLSKIAHAQKEKVPITNFGVAIAFLNSMLDRVIW from the coding sequence ATGTCTGGATTAAATGAAACGCCGCGCGCGAACCGGCTGCATATCGCGTTTTTCGGCAAGACAAACGCGGGAAAATCAAGCGTGATCAATGCGATCACGGGGCAGGATATTGCCCTGGTATCAGACGTCGCGGGTACGACGACCGACCCCGTCTATAAGGCGATGGAGCTTTTGCCCGCAGGACCTGTGGTGTTTATCGATACCGCCGGCTTTGACGATACGAGCGAACTGGGAGAGGCGCGCCTCAAAAAAACAGACGAGGTATTAGACAAAACAGATATTGCTGTGTTTGTAATACGCGGCGGCGATACGGAATTGTCCAAGGAACGTGAATATATGGCGCGCCTTGCAAAAAAGCATACGCCGGTCCTCACCGCATATAATATATTTGAAGAAAACGGGGCTTGTGCGGCCGCGCCCATCGGTGAAAAAACGGTTGTGATCAACGCTAAAACAGGCGAGGGGATTGACGCGCTAAAACAGTTGATTATCGATAATGCGCAGGATTATGAACAGCCGACGATCACAGGCGATATGGTAAGCGCGGGGGATATTGTTGTACTCGTTATGCCGCAGGATATTCAGGCACCCAAAGGCAGGCTTATATTGCCGCAGGTGCAGGTCACACGGGATTTGCTGGACAACGGGTGCAGGGTGGTTTCGATCAAGACGGAGGATCTTGAATCCATGCTGGGAGAGCTTAAACATCTCCCCAGGCTGGTAATCACGGATTCGCAGGTGTTCAAATACGTAAACGAGCATTTGCCCAAAGAGATTGCGCTGACTTCCTTTTCCATGCTGATGGCGAAGTATAAGGGAGACATTGAGGCGTTTGTAAAAGGTGCGCGCGCCATTGCGGATCTGCGACCGGGAGACCACGTATTGATCGCGGAATCGTGTACGCACCACGCCCAGAAAGGCGACATCGCGCGGGAAAAATTGCCCAAGTGGCTCAATGACTACGCGGGAGGCGGGCTGGTATTTGAAAACACCGCGGGGCATGGCTTTCCGGACGACCTTAAGGGATATAAGCTGATCGTCCACTGCGGAGGCTGTATGATCAATCGAAAAAACATGCTTTCCAAGATCGCTCATGCACAAAAGGAGAAAGTCCCGATTACGAATTTTGGCGTGGCCATTGCGTTTCTGAATTCCATGCTGGACCGCGTCATTTGGTAA
- a CDS encoding phosphate transport system permease protein, with amino-acid sequence MNNTMTIMGGRKTKNALERTMKGVFIVCGAFAVVAVLVITVYMIISGAPAMFTIGFKDFLFGTQWAPTASDPKFGILPMILTSLVGTGITILIGVPIALMAAVFVSEVAPVKLAGVVKPAIELLAGIPSVVYGLLGMILLVPQISKLETLLYANDPAHTFTGGANMLSGIIVLTIMILPTVVNISITSLRVVPREYMEASLATGATKMQTIFKVQIPAAKSGIITGIVLGIGRALGEAMAIILVSGNVVNMPGLFNSVRFLTTGIVSEMSYASGLHREALFSIGLVLFVFIMIINVLLNTMLKKGGGG; translated from the coding sequence ATGAACAATACTATGACGATCATGGGCGGCAGGAAAACAAAAAACGCCCTTGAAAGAACAATGAAAGGCGTTTTTATCGTATGCGGCGCCTTTGCAGTGGTAGCGGTTCTGGTGATTACGGTCTATATGATCATTTCCGGCGCGCCGGCGATGTTCACCATCGGTTTCAAGGATTTCCTGTTCGGGACGCAATGGGCCCCGACTGCGTCCGATCCGAAGTTCGGTATCCTGCCAATGATTTTAACGTCCCTGGTAGGCACGGGTATCACCATACTGATCGGCGTACCTATTGCACTTATGGCAGCGGTGTTCGTTTCCGAGGTGGCGCCGGTAAAGCTGGCCGGCGTGGTAAAACCCGCAATTGAGCTTTTGGCAGGAATCCCGTCGGTGGTATACGGGCTGCTGGGCATGATTTTGCTGGTACCGCAGATTTCCAAGCTGGAAACGCTTTTATATGCAAACGATCCGGCGCATACCTTTACCGGCGGCGCAAACATGCTTTCGGGGATCATTGTACTCACGATCATGATCCTGCCGACGGTGGTGAATATCAGCATTACGTCGCTGCGTGTGGTTCCGCGTGAATATATGGAAGCGTCTCTTGCCACGGGGGCGACCAAAATGCAGACGATTTTCAAGGTGCAGATTCCGGCGGCGAAATCGGGGATCATCACGGGCATAGTGCTGGGGATCGGACGCGCGCTCGGTGAAGCGATGGCTATCATACTCGTATCCGGTAACGTGGTCAATATGCCGGGGCTTTTTAACAGCGTACGCTTTTTGACGACGGGTATCGTATCCGAGATGAGCTATGCTTCGGGATTGCACAGGGAAGCGCTTTTTTCAATCGGCCTTGTCCTCTTTGTCTTTATCATGATTATCAATGTTCTGCTGAATACGATGCTCAAAAAAGGAGGCGGCGGGTAA
- the pstA gene encoding phosphate transport system permease protein PstA, with protein MGNSLDKLSNDISLMKKKSRPKDGAQIFAIYACAILTVAILFYLLIYIMIRGLPQVNWSFLSTAPSALNKTVGILPSILNTLYMIGITLLIATPIGVGAAIYLNEYAKRGKIVRVIEFTTETLAGIPSVLYGLFGAVFFGVTLQLGYSILAGALTLVLMILPVIVRTTQEAIKTVPDEYREGALGIGTTKWHMIRTIILPGAVPGIITAIILAIGRIVGESAALLFTSGIGTNMPNHFFGHVMESGATLTVQLYTYAAKGQNDAAFGIAAVLVVIVLTINLLTNYLSKRFSSRNK; from the coding sequence ATGGGAAATAGCCTGGACAAGCTTTCCAATGATATTAGCCTCATGAAGAAAAAAAGCCGCCCCAAAGACGGCGCGCAGATCTTTGCGATCTATGCCTGCGCGATCCTTACCGTGGCGATCCTGTTTTACCTGCTTATATACATCATGATACGCGGCCTGCCGCAGGTAAACTGGAGTTTTTTATCGACGGCACCCAGCGCGCTCAATAAGACGGTCGGCATCCTGCCGAGTATATTGAATACGCTTTACATGATCGGCATCACGCTGCTGATTGCGACACCCATCGGCGTGGGAGCGGCGATCTACCTGAACGAATACGCAAAGCGCGGAAAGATCGTGCGCGTAATCGAATTCACGACGGAAACGCTGGCGGGCATTCCGTCCGTGCTGTATGGACTGTTCGGTGCGGTATTTTTTGGAGTGACTTTGCAGCTCGGCTATTCTATCCTTGCGGGCGCACTTACGCTTGTGCTCATGATCCTGCCGGTCATCGTGCGTACTACGCAGGAAGCGATCAAGACCGTTCCTGACGAATACAGGGAGGGAGCGCTGGGAATCGGTACGACAAAATGGCATATGATTCGTACGATCATCCTGCCCGGCGCGGTCCCGGGGATCATTACTGCAATTATCCTTGCAATTGGGAGGATCGTCGGGGAATCGGCGGCGCTGCTATTTACATCCGGTATCGGTACCAATATGCCCAATCATTTCTTTGGACATGTGATGGAATCGGGAGCAACACTTACCGTACAGCTCTATACTTATGCGGCAAAAGGTCAGAATGATGCGGCATTTGGTATTGCGGCTGTATTGGTGGTGATCGTACTGACGATCAACCTGCTGACGAATTACCTGAGCAAGCGTTTTTCCAGTAGGAATAAATGA
- the pstB gene encoding phosphate import ATP-binding protein PstB, with the protein MTGDEALSIKIETKNLDLYYGQNHALKNINMDMEEGKITALIGPSGCGKSTYLKTLNRMNDLTEGVKITGEILLDGENIYDPKVDVTILRKKVGMVFQKPNPFPMSIYDNIAYGPRIHGIKNRGDLDEIVENSLKGAALWEEVRDRLKKSALGLSGGQQQRLCIARAIAVSPEVILMDEPTSALDPISTTKIEDLMSELKRRYTVVIVTHNMQQAVRISDRTAFFLLGEMVEYAKTEDLFSMPKDKRTEDYITGRFG; encoded by the coding sequence ATGACGGGGGACGAAGCTTTGAGTATAAAAATCGAAACAAAAAATCTGGATTTATATTATGGGCAGAACCACGCCCTGAAAAATATTAATATGGATATGGAGGAAGGGAAGATCACCGCGCTCATCGGCCCTTCTGGATGTGGAAAATCGACATACCTGAAAACGCTTAACCGCATGAACGACCTGACCGAAGGAGTAAAAATCACAGGCGAGATCCTGCTGGACGGCGAAAATATCTATGACCCCAAAGTAGATGTGACGATCCTGCGGAAAAAGGTAGGCATGGTGTTCCAAAAACCAAATCCCTTTCCTATGAGTATTTACGACAACATTGCCTATGGCCCGCGTATCCATGGGATCAAAAACCGAGGTGATCTTGACGAAATCGTGGAAAACAGCCTGAAAGGAGCGGCGTTGTGGGAGGAGGTCCGAGACCGGCTTAAAAAAAGCGCGCTCGGGCTGTCGGGAGGACAGCAGCAGAGGCTTTGTATCGCGCGTGCGATCGCGGTATCGCCCGAGGTGATTTTGATGGATGAGCCGACCTCGGCGCTGGACCCGATTTCCACAACCAAGATCGAGGACCTGATGAGCGAGCTGAAAAGACGGTATACGGTCGTTATCGTCACGCATAATATGCAGCAGGCGGTACGCATCTCGGACCGCACGGCATTTTTTCTCTTGGGCGAGATGGTGGAATATGCAAAAACGGAAGACCTGTTCAGCATGCCAAAGGACAAACGGACAGAGGACTACATCACCGGACGTTTTGGATAA
- a CDS encoding phosphate ABC transporter substrate-binding protein, with protein MKKTVMVTMLALSMVFALVGCGGNPAAQEPSQAASESVSAASAESAAVSESAQPSDEALSGKVQLSGSTSMETIANALKEAFMAKYPDVTVDVQLGGSSVGVKDVQEGKSDIGNVSRELKAEESGLKENKMAIDGIAIVVNPANKVTEITFEQLAQVYTGQIKNWKELGGVDQPIVVIGREASSGTRGAFEELLEVEDKCQYAQELNETGAVKTAVSATPAAIGYVSLEALDDTVIALNVDGAPATEEAIKDGSYPLSRPFLMVTRDGETPRPEVQAFLDFVMGPEGQQVVADNKLITVS; from the coding sequence ATGAAAAAAACAGTCATGGTAACAATGCTCGCGCTCAGTATGGTGTTTGCTCTTGTCGGCTGCGGCGGCAATCCGGCGGCACAGGAACCCTCGCAGGCGGCAAGCGAATCCGTGTCGGCAGCTTCTGCGGAATCGGCCGCAGTTTCCGAATCCGCGCAGCCCTCAGATGAGGCGCTCTCGGGCAAGGTACAGCTGTCAGGCTCTACATCCATGGAAACGATTGCCAACGCTTTAAAGGAAGCCTTTATGGCAAAGTATCCTGATGTAACGGTGGATGTACAGCTTGGCGGATCGTCGGTGGGCGTGAAAGATGTGCAGGAGGGGAAATCCGATATTGGAAACGTTTCCAGAGAACTGAAAGCGGAAGAAAGCGGTCTTAAGGAAAACAAGATGGCGATCGACGGCATTGCAATCGTGGTCAATCCAGCAAACAAAGTAACCGAGATCACATTCGAACAGCTTGCGCAGGTATATACCGGCCAGATCAAGAACTGGAAAGAACTTGGCGGTGTCGATCAGCCGATCGTTGTAATTGGCAGGGAAGCGTCTTCAGGAACACGCGGCGCTTTCGAAGAACTCCTTGAAGTGGAAGATAAGTGCCAATATGCGCAGGAACTGAACGAAACCGGCGCGGTCAAAACAGCAGTGTCCGCTACGCCCGCGGCGATCGGCTATGTATCGCTTGAGGCTCTTGACGATACGGTGATAGCTCTCAATGTCGACGGCGCTCCGGCAACGGAAGAAGCGATTAAGGATGGAAGCTATCCGCTTTCAAGACCATTTCTGATGGTTACCAGGGATGGAGAAACGCCGCGCCCTGAAGTACAGGCGTTCCTCGATTTCGTCATGGGACCGGAAGGACAACAGGTTGTCGCCGATAACAAGTTGATCACAGTTTCATAA
- the ppiB gene encoding peptidyl-prolyl cis-trans isomerase: MVLMKIKGGGTIKIKLDEHAAPKTVENFKKLVSEGFYDGLKFHRVIKGFMIQGGCPNGTGTGGPGYSIEGEFSSNGIENPLKHKRGVISMARSMDPNSAGSQFFIMHADAPHLDGQYAAFGKVTEGMDIVDEIASMKTDFSDKPLADIVIEKVTLEEE, from the coding sequence ATGGTTCTTATGAAAATCAAAGGCGGCGGGACGATTAAAATCAAACTCGACGAGCATGCTGCCCCGAAGACAGTGGAAAATTTTAAAAAACTCGTATCCGAGGGATTCTATGACGGCCTTAAATTCCACAGGGTCATCAAGGGATTTATGATACAGGGCGGCTGTCCGAACGGAACGGGAACGGGCGGTCCTGGTTACTCGATCGAAGGAGAGTTTTCTTCCAACGGTATCGAAAATCCTTTAAAGCATAAGCGCGGCGTAATTTCCATGGCGCGCAGCATGGATCCGAATTCGGCTGGTTCCCAGTTTTTCATCATGCATGCGGATGCGCCCCATCTGGACGGCCAATATGCGGCGTTTGGCAAGGTGACCGAGGGAATGGACATTGTGGACGAGATCGCTTCCATGAAAACGGATTTCTCCGATAAACCGCTTGCCGATATTGTGATCGAGAAAGTCACGCTGGAAGAAGAATAG
- the phoU gene encoding phosphate transport system regulatory protein PhoU encodes MRNKFDIELENLNLDLIRMAAMAEETITKVLRVIEECDTTGAREIIDDDDVVDAMARQIESRSMKLIMKQQPVAKDLRMISTALKMITDIERICDQAADISEITLSICKNLTTRRPQHIQKMGKRAAQMVHMAVDSYVHRDMVMAEQVIDLDNEVDRLYDVVKTELFNMAIKDKEKIDQIVDFLMIAKYLERIGDHAENIAEWAMFSETGVHKDKRIL; translated from the coding sequence ATGAGGAATAAGTTTGACATAGAGCTTGAAAACCTGAACCTTGACCTGATACGCATGGCGGCGATGGCGGAGGAGACGATTACCAAGGTGCTGCGCGTCATCGAGGAATGCGATACCACGGGCGCGCGAGAGATTATTGACGACGACGATGTGGTGGACGCGATGGCGCGCCAGATCGAAAGCCGTTCCATGAAGCTGATCATGAAACAACAGCCGGTCGCCAAAGATTTGCGTATGATTTCTACGGCGCTCAAAATGATTACGGACATTGAACGCATTTGCGACCAGGCGGCGGACATTTCGGAAATTACGCTTAGTATTTGCAAGAATTTGACGACCAGGCGTCCGCAGCATATCCAGAAGATGGGAAAGCGGGCGGCACAGATGGTGCATATGGCGGTGGATTCTTATGTACACCGCGACATGGTTATGGCAGAGCAGGTAATTGACCTGGATAACGAGGTGGACCGCCTGTATGACGTGGTAAAAACAGAACTGTTCAATATGGCGATCAAGGATAAGGAAAAGATCGACCAGATTGTCGATTTCCTGATGATCGCCAAGTATCTGGAACGTATCGGCGACCATGCGGAAAATATCGCGGAATGGGCTATGTTTTCCGAAACGGGCGTACATAAGGACAAACGTATTTTGTGA
- a CDS encoding PAS domain-containing sensor histidine kinase — protein MKKKIILFTTCMLVIALVVAVLGSTLSFRSTYTDDMVEVLKGNVNAIALAAGDEQNPDYQKIATEYQQAYGQNNRVTFIAPDGTVLADAPEENETYTNHLDRPEIKEALSGAFGHEVRYSATKGYEMIYVAKQLPDGVIVRNAMPMANVAAIINRTLPLIILMFAVLVVIAVIFSGRFAQSILNPFNKLYDSMQAYVSGKSGKLAAEIAYPEFSDITRAFTRLAERLNRYIERVKTENKKTAIIIDSLSEGLLIVDEKMNVLLINAAAREILGAPDDVENENILHFIRRQDVLGKLEKSMTQKKNKHFEVRDEISGRIYRFYTSIVADSSFVDQNNGCGMLVLISDVTEIEKSERIRRDFAANVSHELKTPLTSINGFAQLIENDMVGDKQKMIEYARRITEESDRLMGLINDTLQLSELEQIAIDECVERVNLESVAHDVVHLLESKIEKDGLDVQISGKASIKANRARMKELILNLCDNAVKYSKRDGQVKIALSEDKQNAYIRVKDNGIGIPQDEVERIFERFYRAKNSGGSTISGTGLGLAIAKHIVSLYEGEITVSSELGVGSEFKVRLKKD, from the coding sequence GTGAAGAAAAAAATTATATTATTTACGACCTGCATGTTGGTGATCGCGCTTGTCGTGGCGGTATTGGGATCGACGCTCAGCTTTCGGAGCACATATACGGACGATATGGTGGAAGTGCTGAAAGGAAATGTGAACGCGATCGCGCTGGCGGCAGGGGATGAGCAAAATCCAGATTACCAGAAAATTGCCACGGAATACCAGCAGGCTTACGGACAGAATAACCGTGTGACTTTCATCGCGCCGGACGGGACTGTGCTCGCGGACGCGCCCGAGGAAAATGAGACGTATACCAACCACCTTGACCGTCCGGAGATCAAAGAGGCTTTAAGCGGCGCTTTTGGGCATGAGGTCAGGTATTCGGCGACCAAGGGATACGAGATGATCTATGTGGCTAAGCAACTTCCGGACGGCGTTATCGTGCGCAATGCGATGCCGATGGCTAATGTGGCGGCGATCATCAACCGTACGTTGCCTCTTATTATATTGATGTTCGCGGTACTGGTAGTGATCGCGGTAATCTTTTCAGGCCGCTTTGCGCAAAGCATATTAAACCCATTCAATAAACTTTACGATTCTATGCAGGCGTATGTCAGTGGGAAAAGCGGCAAACTCGCTGCGGAAATCGCCTATCCGGAATTCAGCGATATAACACGGGCGTTCACACGGCTCGCAGAGCGGCTGAACCGTTATATCGAGAGGGTTAAGACGGAAAATAAAAAGACGGCAATCATCATTGACAGCTTGAGCGAAGGACTGCTGATCGTTGATGAAAAAATGAACGTTCTGCTGATCAATGCGGCCGCCAGGGAAATCCTGGGCGCGCCGGATGATGTGGAAAATGAAAATATCCTGCACTTTATCCGCAGGCAGGACGTTTTGGGAAAGCTTGAGAAGTCGATGACACAAAAGAAAAACAAGCATTTTGAGGTGCGGGATGAAATAAGCGGAAGAATCTATCGCTTTTATACCAGTATCGTAGCGGACAGCTCTTTTGTGGACCAAAACAATGGGTGCGGTATGCTCGTATTGATCAGCGATGTGACGGAGATCGAAAAATCCGAACGTATCCGGCGCGATTTTGCGGCGAACGTCTCTCACGAGCTGAAAACGCCGCTTACGTCCATCAACGGTTTTGCACAACTCATCGAAAATGACATGGTAGGCGATAAGCAAAAGATGATCGAATATGCGAGGCGGATCACGGAAGAATCCGACCGCCTGATGGGGCTCATAAACGATACGCTGCAATTATCGGAGCTGGAGCAGATTGCCATCGACGAGTGCGTAGAACGGGTAAATCTTGAAAGTGTGGCGCATGACGTCGTTCATCTGCTGGAAAGCAAAATCGAAAAGGACGGGCTGGATGTGCAAATAAGCGGAAAGGCCTCCATCAAAGCGAATAGGGCGCGGATGAAAGAGCTGATCCTGAATCTGTGCGACAATGCCGTTAAATATAGCAAAAGAGACGGGCAGGTTAAGATCGCCCTGAGTGAGGATAAACAGAATGCGTATATCCGTGTGAAAGACAACGGAATCGGCATTCCGCAAGATGAGGTGGAACGTATTTTCGAGCGATTCTACAGGGCGAAGAATTCAGGCGGCTCTACGATCAGCGGAACCGGACTGGGGCTTGCCATCGCCAAACATATTGTGTCGCTATACGAAGGCGAAATCACCGTCAGCAGCGAGCTGGGAGTGGGAAGTGAATTTAAGGTGCGCCTGAAAAAAGACTGA